In a single window of the Antedon mediterranea chromosome 1, ecAntMedi1.1, whole genome shotgun sequence genome:
- the LOC140049380 gene encoding coadhesin-like codes for MKVSLGMLFLCAVVIQLLCVDAFRRRRRRRRRSPPVVNCVWSNWQAWSACSVTCGNGGTQTRRRSVLTAASGGGSCSGSATCSRSCSGQAIVNCSWNTWQGWSPCSVSCGSGGAQTRVRTKARSEFCGGSACTGISHQQRSCSGYSPVDCAWGDWHEWTACSVTCGSGGTQTRTRCVETSEYCGGTTCSEPSEQQRSCSGYSPVNCTWGDWQEWTACSVTCGSGGTQTRTRCVETSEFCGGAVCSGPKNQQINCSGESINCVWGEWQEWTSCSVTCGNGTQTRIRIAMTPESCGGMTCNGSSEQQKTCENQSSCVCLQGCMRGTASSGSCVDCPFPYTGSCCEQLIDDNPCTAHIDVNQPWRSINYFADAEHLICYTELMDYWYRFTGAGGGEIPTECVKTGRCGVLKPIWLFGNHPSPQEGIVTRKVCTSESTDGDDNCCTDTRTINIKNCNGYYVYKLFQPPNCNEGFCAGKEVPCSQGKHSSNGYTPNCMHNPPANSLSPTLEFIQTSLGDIEFICRFNVQHYNNMSYTVKWYAEGDKQNSFVFSAVHGNSVTLGTQQLRNVFGSSSTTITCTLAAEYINTDGTVMSEPSVVSKSNAVTMNVPSNDSKK; via the exons atGAAGGTTTCTCTTGGAATGCTCTTCTTATGTGCTGTTGTAATTCAGCTACTTTGTGTGGATGCATTCCGAAGACGTAGACGTCGGCGGCGAAGGTCACCTCCTGTCGTTAACTGCGTCTGGAGCAATTGGCAAGCATGGAGTGCTTGTTCTGTAACTTGTGGAAATGGCGGTACACAAACTAGAAGACGAAGTGTGTTGACCGCAGCGTCAGGTGGAGGTTCATGTAGTGGGAGTGCTACATGTAGCCGAAGTTGCTCAGGtcaagctattgttaattgttcATGGAATACCTGGCAAGGATGGTCGCCATGTTCCGTATCGTGTGGTAGTGGTGGGGCACAGACAAGAGTACGTACTAAGGCAAGATCCGAATTCTGTGGAGGTTCTGCGTGCACTGGAATTTCTCATCAACAGAGAAGTTGCTCTGGTTACAGTCCAGTCGATTGTGCTTGGGGTGATTGGCATGAATGGACGGCTTGTTCAGTAACTTGTGGTAGTGGTGGTACACAGACAAGAACACGATGTGTGGAGACGTCAGAGTATTGTGGAGGCACCACATGTAGTGAGCCTTCTGAACAACAGAGAAGTTGCTCTGGTTACAGTCCAGTCAATTGTACTTGGGGTGATTGGCAAGAATGGACAGCTTGTTCTGTAACTTGTGGTAGTGGTGGTACACAGACAAGAACACGATGTGTGGAGACGTCAGAGTTTTGCGGAGGCGCGGTGTGTAGTGGGCCAAAAAATCAACAGATAAACTGCTCTGGTGAAAGTATTAATTGCGTTTGGGGTGAATGGCAAGAATGGACATCTTGTTCTGTAACTTGTGGAAATGGTACACAGACTAGAATCCGTATTGCAATGACGCCTGAGTCATGTGGAGGTATGACATGTAATGGCTCATCAGAACAACAAAAAACCTGTGAAAATCAAAGTAGTTGCGTTTGTTTACAAGGATGTATGCGTGGAACCGCATCATCTGGTTCTTGTGTGGATTGTCCTTTCCCGTATACAGGTAGCTGCTGTGAACAATTAATTGACG ATAACCCTTGTACTGCACATATTGATGTTAATCAACCTTGGCGAAGTATTAACTACTTTGCTGATGCCGAACACCTCATATGTTACACTGAACTGATGGACTACTGGTATCGTTTTACGGGAGCAGGTGGTGGGGAGATACCAACAGAGTGTGTTAAGACGGGTAGATGTGGCGTTCTCAAGCCGATATGGTTGTTTG GTAATCATCCAAGTCCACAAGAGGGAATTGTGACAAGAAAAGTGTGTACGAGTGAAAGTACCGATGGAGACGATAACTGCTGTACAGACACACGCACCATTAATATCAAAAACTGTAATGGGTACTATGTCTACAAGTTGTTCCAGCCTCCTAATTGTAATGAGGGATTTTGTGCAG GTAAAGAGGTTCCTTGTTCCCAAGGAAAACATTCATCAAATGGTTACACGCCTAACTGCATGC ACAATCCTCCTGCAAACTCACTTTCGCCAACATTGGAGTTTATACAGACAAGCTTAGGTGACATTGAGTTTATTTGTAGATTCAATGTACAACACTACAACAATATGTCTTATACTGTGAAATGGTATGCGGAAGGAGATAAACAGAACAGCTTTGTATTTTCAGCGGTTCATGGTAATTCGGTAACATTAGGCACTCAACAGCTGAGAAACGTATTTGGTTCTAGCAGTACGACG aTTACATGTACTTTAGCAGCCGAGTACATCAACACGGATGGCACTGTCATGAGTGAACCGTCTGTAGTGAGTAAAAGTAACGCCGTCACAATGAATGTTCCCAGTAATGATAGTAAGAAGTAA
- the LOC140049392 gene encoding uncharacterized protein isoform X3: protein MLKMMSHNLLTLFLFCLLVDSSKCVEVACSNDTNVNAVCECTERTQTVNSTNRGLNEWPVGIPVNKQVLYLRDNNLKKIDTNALLELQELNSINLSNNSLTSLPTFPKIISSVNISYNNLKEIDDDALLDLHYLISIYAMNNMLTEISTCFNDLPHLHTVLSLSTCSYNVISS, encoded by the exons ATGTTGAAGATGATGTCTCATAATTTATTGACtttgttcttgttttgtttgttggtgGATTCTTCTAAATGTGTTGAGGTTGCATGTAGTAATGATACTAATGTGAATGCAGTTTGTGAATGTACAGAAAGAACACAAACTGTGAATTCTACAAACCGTGGACTCAATGAATGGCCAGTTGGAATTCCTGTAAATAAACAGGTGCT TTACTTAAGAGACAACAACCTGAAGAAAATCGACACCAATGCTTTGTTAGAGCTACAGGAACTTAATTCAAT AAACCTTTCTAATAATTCACTTACAAGCCTACCAACGTTTCCAAAGATAATCTCTTCAGT caatATAAGCTATAACAACCTGAAGGAAATCGACGACGATGCTTTGTTAGATCTACATTATCTTATATCAAT aTATGCAATGAATAACATGTTGACAGAAATATCGACATGTTTTAATGACCTTCCACATCTCCACACTGT cctgtcactttcgacgtgctcgtataacgtaatttcgagttga
- the LOC140049392 gene encoding uncharacterized protein isoform X2, whose amino-acid sequence MLKMMSHNLLTLFLFCLLVDSSKCVEVACSNDTNVNAVCECTERTQTVNSTNRGLNEWPVGIPVNKQVLYLRDNNLKKIDTNALLELQELNSINISYNNLKEIDDDALLDLHYLISIYAMNNMLTEISTCFNDLPHLHTVIIDHNSISILKNTTFKGSSRVDHVYMSSNHILGIEPFTFVNMQLRLL is encoded by the exons ATGTTGAAGATGATGTCTCATAATTTATTGACtttgttcttgttttgtttgttggtgGATTCTTCTAAATGTGTTGAGGTTGCATGTAGTAATGATACTAATGTGAATGCAGTTTGTGAATGTACAGAAAGAACACAAACTGTGAATTCTACAAACCGTGGACTCAATGAATGGCCAGTTGGAATTCCTGTAAATAAACAGGTGCT TTACTTAAGAGACAACAACCTGAAGAAAATCGACACCAATGCTTTGTTAGAGCTACAGGAACTTAATTCAAT caatATAAGCTATAACAACCTGAAGGAAATCGACGACGATGCTTTGTTAGATCTACATTATCTTATATCAAT aTATGCAATGAATAACATGTTGACAGAAATATCGACATGTTTTAATGACCTTCCACATCTCCACACTGT AATAATAGATCACAACAGTATATCTATACTAAAAAATACTACATTTAAAGGCTCCAGTAGAGTAGATCATGT atacaTGTCGTCAAACCATATACTTGGCATTGAACCTTTCACTTTTGTAAATATGCAGTTAAGGTTATTGTAA
- the LOC140049392 gene encoding uncharacterized protein isoform X1: protein MLKMMSHNLLTLFLFCLLVDSSKCVEVACSNDTNVNAVCECTERTQTVNSTNRGLNEWPVGIPVNKQVLYLRDNNLKKIDTNALLELQELNSINLSNNSLTSLPTFPKIISSVNISYNNLKEIDDDALLDLHYLISIYAMNNMLTEISTCFNDLPHLHTVIIDHNSISILKNTTFKGSSRVDHVYMSSNHILGIEPFTFVNMQLRLL, encoded by the exons ATGTTGAAGATGATGTCTCATAATTTATTGACtttgttcttgttttgtttgttggtgGATTCTTCTAAATGTGTTGAGGTTGCATGTAGTAATGATACTAATGTGAATGCAGTTTGTGAATGTACAGAAAGAACACAAACTGTGAATTCTACAAACCGTGGACTCAATGAATGGCCAGTTGGAATTCCTGTAAATAAACAGGTGCT TTACTTAAGAGACAACAACCTGAAGAAAATCGACACCAATGCTTTGTTAGAGCTACAGGAACTTAATTCAAT AAACCTTTCTAATAATTCACTTACAAGCCTACCAACGTTTCCAAAGATAATCTCTTCAGT caatATAAGCTATAACAACCTGAAGGAAATCGACGACGATGCTTTGTTAGATCTACATTATCTTATATCAAT aTATGCAATGAATAACATGTTGACAGAAATATCGACATGTTTTAATGACCTTCCACATCTCCACACTGT AATAATAGATCACAACAGTATATCTATACTAAAAAATACTACATTTAAAGGCTCCAGTAGAGTAGATCATGT atacaTGTCGTCAAACCATATACTTGGCATTGAACCTTTCACTTTTGTAAATATGCAGTTAAGGTTATTGTAA